The Bemisia tabaci chromosome 5, PGI_BMITA_v3 genome includes a window with the following:
- the Nmdar1 gene encoding glutamate [NMDA] receptor subunit 1 isoform X1, translated as MKQIIAPALHLLFSIACLHYVSTDARNPSTFYIGGVLSNNESLAHFKNIISVLNFDSTFVNRGVTFYDAAILIDANPIRTALNVCKDLIGSKGVYAVIVSHPLIGDLSPAAVSYTSGFYHIPVIGISSRDCAFSDKNIHVSFLRTVPPYSHQADVWVELLKHFNYMKVIFIHSSDTDGRALLGRFQTTSQNQEDDVEIKVQSGSENLNDSHLTTRDSLQVESIIEFEPGLDTFHDQLKEMKNAQARVYLMYASSKKDAEVIFRDAEALNMTDAGYVWIVTEQVLNASNAPEGIIGLRLMNATSEEAHIKDSVHVLASALREMNKTGIITEAPQDCDNSGSIWETGKTLFEYVRKQVLLNGATGKVAFDDSGDRIFAEYDVVNLQEGKRIVPVGQYYFNAEQNKMKLRIDDGNITWPGRLQSKPEGFMIPTHLKVLTIEEKPFVYVRELSGAAEAAGEGCGPEEIPCPHFNSSDEDSRTFCCRGYCIDLLRQLSQTINFTYNLALSPDGQFGSYLIKNTSVGGKKEWTGLIGELVAERADMIVAPLTINPERAEFIEFSKPFKYQGITILEKKPSRSSTLVSFLQPFSNTLWILVMVSVHVVALVLYLLDRFSPFGRFKLSNSDSTEEDALNLSSAIWFAWGVLLNSGIGEGTPRSFSARVLGMVWAGFAMIIVASYTANLAAFLVLERPKTKLTGINDARLRNTMENLTCATVKGSAVDMYFRRQVELSNMYRTMEANNYDTAEEAIHDVKIGKLMAFIWDSSRLDFEAAQDCELVTAGELFGRSGYGIGLQKGSPWSDFVTLAILDFHESGFMESLDNKWILQGNQPQCEQYEKTPNTLGLKNMAGVFILVAAGIAGGVGLIVIEMVYKKHQIRKQKRMELARHVADKWRGAIEKRKTLRATIAAQRRLKSNGVNDTGEVVPRGVLQIVSPIRSVESLPRHVIDAPSPIRVWPGSNIRQRRTDEIHSPPAYDAQPSDLIV; from the exons GTGTATGCTGTTATTGTATCTCATCCTCTCATAGGTGATCTCTCTCCGGCAGCTGTCTCCTACACCAGTGGCTTCTATCATATTCCAGTTATTGGAATATCCTCTAGAGATTGTGCCTTCTCCGATAAA AACATTCATGTCTCATTCCTGCGGACTGTTCCTCCGTACTCTCATCAAGCTGATGTGTGGGTTGAATTATTGAAGCATTTCAACTACATGAAG GTAATATTCATCCACAGTTCAGACACAGATGGTCGGGCGCTACTTGGACGCTTCCAGACAACATCACAAAATCAAGAAGATGACGTTGAAATCAAAGTCCAA AGTGGCTCAGAGAACTTAAATGATTCTCACCTGACCACTCGAGATTCATTGCAGGTGGAGTCCATCATAGAGTTTGAACCTGGCCTCGATACATTCCATGATCAGCTCAAGGAAATGAAGAATGCTCAAGCACGCGTCTATTTAATGTATGCAAG CAGTAAGAAGGATGCTGAAGTAATATTCCGAGATGCGGAGGCTCTAAACATGACCGATGCTGGTTACGTCTGGATAGTAACTGAACAGGTCCTCAATGCAAGTAATGCCCCTGAAGGGATCATTGGACTTAGACTCATGAATGCAACAAGTGAAGAGGCACACATCAAAGACAGTGT ACATGTCTTAGCCTCAGCTCTAAGGGAAATGAACAAAACTGGAATCATAACAGAGGCTCCACAAGACTGTGACAATTCAGGATCCATCTGGGAAACTGGAAAAACCCTTTTTGA ATACGTGCGGAAACAAGTTTTGTTGAATGGAGCGACAGGGAAAGTTGCTTTTGATGATAGCGGAGACAGAATTTTTGCAGAGTACGATGTAGTTAACCTACAAGAGGGAAAGCGTATTGTTCCAGTTGGACAATATTACTTCAATGCA gaacaaaacaaaatgaaacTACGCATTGATGATGGAAACATAACCTGGCCTGGCAGGTTGCAGTCTAAACCAGAAGGATTCATGATTCCAACTCATTTGAAGGTTCTTACCATTGAGGAAAAGCCGTTTGTCTATGTCCGAGAACTCTCAGGAGCCGCTGAAGCTGCGGGTGAAGGGTGTGGGCCTGAGGAAATACCTTGTCCACATTTTAATTCATCTGATGAAG atTCGCGAACATTTTGTTGCCGAGGGTACTGTATCGATCTATTGCGGCAGCTCTCACAGACCATCAATTTCACCTACAACCTAGCTCTATCGCCTGACGGTCAATTTGGCAGCTACCTAATTAAAAATACCTCTG TTGGAGGGAAGAAGGAGTGGACAGGACTGATCGGAGAGCTAGTTGCTGAACGTGCTGACATGATAGTTGCTCCGTTGACAATCAATCCAGAGAGAGCAGAATTCATAGAATTTAGCAAGCCTTTCAAGTATCAAGGTATCACAATTCTAGAGAAAAAG CCATCCAGGTCATCAACCTTGGTCTCTTTCTTGCAACCGTTCAGCAACACTCTCTGGATTTTGGTCATGGTCTCTGTGCATGTCGTGGCCCTGGTCCTCTACTTACTCGACAGGTTTTCTCCATTTGGACGCTTCAAACTGTCCAACTCAGACAGTACGGAAGAAGATGCTCTGAACTTGTCAAGTGCAATTTGGTTCGCTTGGGGCGTTTTGCTCAACAGTGGTATCGGTGAAG ggacacCACGGAGCTTTTCTGCGCGAGTTTTAGGCATGGTTTGGGCAGGATTTGCTATGATTATTGTTGCATCCTACACTGCCAACTTGGCTGCTTTCCTTGTCTTGGAACGTCCAAAAACGAAGCTCACAGGAATTAACGATGCTCGG CTTCGCAACACAATGGAAAATCTGACCTGCGCCACAGTGAAAGGCTCGGCAGTTGATATGTACTTTCGACGTCAGGTTGAGCTCTCAAACATGTATCGTACAATGGAGGCCAATAATTATGACACAGCTGAGGAGGCAAttcacgatgtgaaaattgg AAAGTTGATGGCTTTTATATGGGATAGTTCTCGACTTGATTTTGAAGCTGCTCAAGATTGTGAACTTGTCACAGCCGGTGAATTATTTGGACGATCAGGATATGGTATCGGTTTGCAGAAAGGATCACCTTGGTCTGATTTTGTGACACTGGCTATATTGGATTTTCATGAAA gtgGTTTCATGGAAAGTTTAGACAACAAGTGGATCCTGCAAGGCAACCAGCCGCAGTGCGAGCAGTATGAGAAAACACCTAACACTCTAGGCTTGAAGAATATGGCTGGTGTGTTTATTCTGGTAGCAGCTGGCATAGCCGGCGGTGTAGGCTTGATAGTCATAGAGATGGTTTACAAAAAACACCAAATTCGCAAACAAAAAAGGATGGAACTCGCACGGCATGTGGCAGATAAATGGCGTGGAGCTATTGAA AAACGAAAGACATTACGAGCAACGATTGCAGCCCAAAGGCGACTGAAATCCAATGGAGTCAATGACACGGGTGAAGTGGTGCCACGTGGAGTACTGCAAATAGTGAGCCCGATAAGATCCGTTGAGTCCTTACCAAGACATGTCATCGATGCACCAAGCCCTATTCGTGTCTGGCCCGGTAGCAACATCAGGCAGCGAAGGACGGATGAAATTCACTCGCCTCCAGCATACGATGCCCAGCCCAGTGACTTGATCGTCTGA
- the Nmdar1 gene encoding glutamate [NMDA] receptor subunit 1 isoform X2, translating into MKQIIAPALHLLFSIACLHYVSTDARNPSTFYIGGVLSNNESLAHFKNIISVLNFDSTFVNRGVTFYDAAILIDANPIRTALNVCKDLIGSKGVYAVIVSHPLIGDLSPAAVSYTSGFYHIPVIGISSRDCAFSDKNIHVSFLRTVPPYSHQADVWVELLKHFNYMKVIFIHSSDTDGRALLGRFQTTSQNQEDDVEIKVQVESIIEFEPGLDTFHDQLKEMKNAQARVYLMYASSKKDAEVIFRDAEALNMTDAGYVWIVTEQVLNASNAPEGIIGLRLMNATSEEAHIKDSVHVLASALREMNKTGIITEAPQDCDNSGSIWETGKTLFEYVRKQVLLNGATGKVAFDDSGDRIFAEYDVVNLQEGKRIVPVGQYYFNAEQNKMKLRIDDGNITWPGRLQSKPEGFMIPTHLKVLTIEEKPFVYVRELSGAAEAAGEGCGPEEIPCPHFNSSDEDSRTFCCRGYCIDLLRQLSQTINFTYNLALSPDGQFGSYLIKNTSVGGKKEWTGLIGELVAERADMIVAPLTINPERAEFIEFSKPFKYQGITILEKKPSRSSTLVSFLQPFSNTLWILVMVSVHVVALVLYLLDRFSPFGRFKLSNSDSTEEDALNLSSAIWFAWGVLLNSGIGEGTPRSFSARVLGMVWAGFAMIIVASYTANLAAFLVLERPKTKLTGINDARLRNTMENLTCATVKGSAVDMYFRRQVELSNMYRTMEANNYDTAEEAIHDVKIGKLMAFIWDSSRLDFEAAQDCELVTAGELFGRSGYGIGLQKGSPWSDFVTLAILDFHESGFMESLDNKWILQGNQPQCEQYEKTPNTLGLKNMAGVFILVAAGIAGGVGLIVIEMVYKKHQIRKQKRMELARHVADKWRGAIEKRKTLRATIAAQRRLKSNGVNDTGEVVPRGVLQIVSPIRSVESLPRHVIDAPSPIRVWPGSNIRQRRTDEIHSPPAYDAQPSDLIV; encoded by the exons GTGTATGCTGTTATTGTATCTCATCCTCTCATAGGTGATCTCTCTCCGGCAGCTGTCTCCTACACCAGTGGCTTCTATCATATTCCAGTTATTGGAATATCCTCTAGAGATTGTGCCTTCTCCGATAAA AACATTCATGTCTCATTCCTGCGGACTGTTCCTCCGTACTCTCATCAAGCTGATGTGTGGGTTGAATTATTGAAGCATTTCAACTACATGAAG GTAATATTCATCCACAGTTCAGACACAGATGGTCGGGCGCTACTTGGACGCTTCCAGACAACATCACAAAATCAAGAAGATGACGTTGAAATCAAAGTCCAA GTGGAGTCCATCATAGAGTTTGAACCTGGCCTCGATACATTCCATGATCAGCTCAAGGAAATGAAGAATGCTCAAGCACGCGTCTATTTAATGTATGCAAG CAGTAAGAAGGATGCTGAAGTAATATTCCGAGATGCGGAGGCTCTAAACATGACCGATGCTGGTTACGTCTGGATAGTAACTGAACAGGTCCTCAATGCAAGTAATGCCCCTGAAGGGATCATTGGACTTAGACTCATGAATGCAACAAGTGAAGAGGCACACATCAAAGACAGTGT ACATGTCTTAGCCTCAGCTCTAAGGGAAATGAACAAAACTGGAATCATAACAGAGGCTCCACAAGACTGTGACAATTCAGGATCCATCTGGGAAACTGGAAAAACCCTTTTTGA ATACGTGCGGAAACAAGTTTTGTTGAATGGAGCGACAGGGAAAGTTGCTTTTGATGATAGCGGAGACAGAATTTTTGCAGAGTACGATGTAGTTAACCTACAAGAGGGAAAGCGTATTGTTCCAGTTGGACAATATTACTTCAATGCA gaacaaaacaaaatgaaacTACGCATTGATGATGGAAACATAACCTGGCCTGGCAGGTTGCAGTCTAAACCAGAAGGATTCATGATTCCAACTCATTTGAAGGTTCTTACCATTGAGGAAAAGCCGTTTGTCTATGTCCGAGAACTCTCAGGAGCCGCTGAAGCTGCGGGTGAAGGGTGTGGGCCTGAGGAAATACCTTGTCCACATTTTAATTCATCTGATGAAG atTCGCGAACATTTTGTTGCCGAGGGTACTGTATCGATCTATTGCGGCAGCTCTCACAGACCATCAATTTCACCTACAACCTAGCTCTATCGCCTGACGGTCAATTTGGCAGCTACCTAATTAAAAATACCTCTG TTGGAGGGAAGAAGGAGTGGACAGGACTGATCGGAGAGCTAGTTGCTGAACGTGCTGACATGATAGTTGCTCCGTTGACAATCAATCCAGAGAGAGCAGAATTCATAGAATTTAGCAAGCCTTTCAAGTATCAAGGTATCACAATTCTAGAGAAAAAG CCATCCAGGTCATCAACCTTGGTCTCTTTCTTGCAACCGTTCAGCAACACTCTCTGGATTTTGGTCATGGTCTCTGTGCATGTCGTGGCCCTGGTCCTCTACTTACTCGACAGGTTTTCTCCATTTGGACGCTTCAAACTGTCCAACTCAGACAGTACGGAAGAAGATGCTCTGAACTTGTCAAGTGCAATTTGGTTCGCTTGGGGCGTTTTGCTCAACAGTGGTATCGGTGAAG ggacacCACGGAGCTTTTCTGCGCGAGTTTTAGGCATGGTTTGGGCAGGATTTGCTATGATTATTGTTGCATCCTACACTGCCAACTTGGCTGCTTTCCTTGTCTTGGAACGTCCAAAAACGAAGCTCACAGGAATTAACGATGCTCGG CTTCGCAACACAATGGAAAATCTGACCTGCGCCACAGTGAAAGGCTCGGCAGTTGATATGTACTTTCGACGTCAGGTTGAGCTCTCAAACATGTATCGTACAATGGAGGCCAATAATTATGACACAGCTGAGGAGGCAAttcacgatgtgaaaattgg AAAGTTGATGGCTTTTATATGGGATAGTTCTCGACTTGATTTTGAAGCTGCTCAAGATTGTGAACTTGTCACAGCCGGTGAATTATTTGGACGATCAGGATATGGTATCGGTTTGCAGAAAGGATCACCTTGGTCTGATTTTGTGACACTGGCTATATTGGATTTTCATGAAA gtgGTTTCATGGAAAGTTTAGACAACAAGTGGATCCTGCAAGGCAACCAGCCGCAGTGCGAGCAGTATGAGAAAACACCTAACACTCTAGGCTTGAAGAATATGGCTGGTGTGTTTATTCTGGTAGCAGCTGGCATAGCCGGCGGTGTAGGCTTGATAGTCATAGAGATGGTTTACAAAAAACACCAAATTCGCAAACAAAAAAGGATGGAACTCGCACGGCATGTGGCAGATAAATGGCGTGGAGCTATTGAA AAACGAAAGACATTACGAGCAACGATTGCAGCCCAAAGGCGACTGAAATCCAATGGAGTCAATGACACGGGTGAAGTGGTGCCACGTGGAGTACTGCAAATAGTGAGCCCGATAAGATCCGTTGAGTCCTTACCAAGACATGTCATCGATGCACCAAGCCCTATTCGTGTCTGGCCCGGTAGCAACATCAGGCAGCGAAGGACGGATGAAATTCACTCGCCTCCAGCATACGATGCCCAGCCCAGTGACTTGATCGTCTGA
- the LOC109031905 gene encoding chromatin-remodeling complex ATPase chain Iswi has translation MSRESFSSEGMDTSEEDPPDFEGDSRIKPDIQQEKSNSIDRTPRSAPQDDNQALKALSSKFSIQITPCPVPPEHKQAFERLSAKSSINITPRPTPPEDALERLSSKSSIKITPRPAPQGVNHALKALSSKSAIQITPCPVPQEDKQAFERLSSKSSIKITPRPVQRKDSSAPVISIKEALRMVKESSDDPPAALHQNESATKEKANIQSPTEDNAQNSPPLVSSQQNEELKDAVCDTNSGGSTSNDTSDLTAAIVDGIDDELVLNGKPTDRGERFDFLLKQTELFANFVTESAETYSSLEKPKIFSSPSAENNTDASVEHRHRKTEKEEDAELLAASQKNLKAIRVLDSTPFYIKNGELRDYQIRGLNWLISLHDSKINGILADEMGLGKTLQTISLLGYLKHFRKIEGPHLIVVPKSMLSNWSNEIEKWCPSLKAVTLAGDQAMRADFIRDILKPGTWNVCITSYEILIREKTALKKISWSYFIIDEAHRIKNEKSKLSETIREFKSNHRLLLTGTPLQNNLHEIWALLNFLLPKVFDSADDFDAWFNTNSCLGDNALIERLHTVLRPFLLRRLKSEVETELKPKKEIKVYIDLSKMQREWYLKILMRDIDIVNGAGKVEKMRLQNILMQLRKCCNHPYLFDGAEPGPPYTTDEHLIFNCGKMIILDKLLAKLKDQGSRVLIFSQMTRMVDILEDYCYFRGYKYCRLDGQTLHEDRHERIKDFNRPDSDKFLFLLSTRAGGLGLNLASADVVILYDSDWNPQMDLQAMDRAHRIGQKKQVRVFRFISENTVEEKIIEKAEVKLRLDKIVIQQGRLVDNKTALNKEDILNMIRHGANYVISSKDSDIIDQDIDTILEKGEAKTEDFKQKFEQLGESALANFSLDTPSDSIYKFEGTDYRGITGRSNQWIELPRRERKSLHSDIIGDYERRYDVKNLKAPKPPDLPVIFDFQFYPQRLYELLNKEVYYYRKSVDYKIPQFPDMDEEALKLREEEQRKIDEAIPLSEEELKEKEDLLSQGFSNWTKKDLNAFVRANEKYGRMDIRSICKEFEDRTSEDVIEYSRVFWERCDELQDIDRILAQIERGENKIDRLAAIKKALDFKVKKYQQPFHQLKIPHSTVRDQNWSEEEDRFLICMLQKLGFDSENVYDKMQSAIRFAPQFQFNLFLRSRTSADLQKRCRALLGLIMKENKKSENAPVKRRRRCKRKPQKKEVSDASGMEFEDPEVQSKKRKESTS, from the coding sequence ATGAGTCGTGAAAGTTTTTCCTCTGAAGGTATGGACACTTCGGAAGAGGACCCTCCTGATTTTGAAGGAGATTCTCGCATCAAGCCAGATATTCAGCAAGAAAAATCAAACTCAATAGATCGTACTCCGCGCTCAGCACCGCAAGATGACAATCAAGCCTTGAAAGCGTTGTCTTCGAAATTCTCAATACAAATCACACCTTGTCCAGTGCCTCCAGAACATAAGCAGGCTTTTGAGCGGTTATCTGCGAAAAGTTCCATAAATATTACCCCTCGGCCAACTCCGCCAGAGGATGCTCTCGAAAGGTTATCGTCCAAAAGCTCCATAAAGATCACACCACGCCCAGCGCCACAAGGTGTCAATCATGCACTGAAGGCGCTGTCATCAAAAAGTGCTATTCAGATAACTCCTTGTCCTGTGCCTCAAGAAGACAAGCAGGCTTTTGAAAGGTTATCTTCAAAAAGTTCAATAAAGATTACACCTCGGCCAGTGCAGCGTAAAGATTCCTCCGCACCAGTGATAAGCATCAAAGAAGCCCTTAGAATGGTGAAAGAGTCCAGTGACGATCCACCAGCAGCATTACACCAGAACGAATCAGCCACCAAGGAGAAAGCTAATATCCAGTCACCCACGGAGGATAATGCCCAGAATTCTCCTCCATTGGTGTCCAGCCAACAAAATGAGGAACTCAAAGATGCAGTTTGTGACACTAACTCCGGTGGCAGTACCAGCAATGATACCTCAGATCTCACCGCTGCTATTGTCGATGGAATAGATGATGAATTGGTCCTAAATGGCAAGCCAACTGACAGAGGTGAGCGCTttgatttcttattaaaacAGACTGAACTGTTTGCAAATTTTGTTACAGAGTCTGCTGAAACTTATTCATCTTTAGAAAAACCCAAAATATTTAGTTCACCCAGCGCTGAAAATAATACTGATGCGTCAGTGGAGCATCGCCaccgaaaaactgaaaaagaggaagatgCTGAATTACTAGCTGCTagtcagaaaaatttgaaggcaatCCGAGTACTAGACTCAACtccattttatataaaaaacggCGAACTACGAGATTATCAAATTCGAGGTCTCAACTGGTTGATCTCTCTGCACGATAGCAAAATTAATGGAATCTTAGCGGATGAAATGGGACTCGGTAAAACCCTTCAAACTATCTCTTTACTTGGATATCTAAAACactttcgaaaaattgaagggccTCACCTAATTGTTGTTCCTAAGTCTATGTTGTCCAATTGGAGTAATGAAATTGAGAAATGGTGTCCGTCTTTGAAAGCTGTCACTTTAGCTGGTGACCAAGCCATGCGAGCTGATTTTATCCGCGATATTTTAAAGCCCGGAACTTGGAATGTTTGCATAACAAGTTACGAGATCCTCATCAGAGAAAAAAcagctcttaaaaaaatcagttggTCCTATTTTATCATTGACGAAGCTCATcgaataaagaatgaaaaatccAAATTGTCCGAAACAATCAGAGAATTCAAGTCAAATCACCGTTTACTTCTAACAGGCACACCACTCCAAAataatttgcatgaaatttgggctttattgaattttttgctaCCAAAAGTTTTTGACTCAGCCGATGACTTTGATGCTTGGTTTAACACAAATAGCTGCCTTGGTGACAATGCTCTCATAGAACGTCTCCACACCGTTTTACGGCCGTTCCTCCTCAGACGTTTGAAGTCTGAAGTTGAAACAGAACtcaaaccaaaaaaagaaattaaagtttATATAGATTTAAGTAAAATGCAAAGAGAAtggtatttaaaaattttaatgcgaGATATTGATATTGTCAATGGTGCTGGTAAGGTTGAAAAAATGCGACTTCAAAACATTCTCATGCAGCTGAGGAAGTGCTGTAATCATCCTTACTTATTCGACGGAGCCGAGCCAGGTCCTCCTTACACAACAGATGAGCATTTGATTTTCAATTGCGGCAAGATGATCATTCTTGATAAATTACTTGCAAAGCTGAAGGATCAAGGTTCGCGTGTCCTGATTTTCAGTCAAATGACAAGAATGGTTGATATCTTGGAGGACTACTGCTATTTCAGAGGCTACAAATACTGCCGCCTAGATGGTCAAACACTACATGAAGATCGACATGAAAGGATTAAGGACTTTAATCGACCTGACAgtgacaaatttttatttttgttgtcaaCCAGAGCCGGAGGACTTGGCCTCAATTTAGCCTCAGCTGATGTTGTCATTCTGTATGATTCTGACTGGAACCCCCAGATGGACTTACAAGCAATGGATCGAGCTCACCGAATCGGTCAAAAAAAACAAGTCCGGGTCTTCagatttatttcagaaaatactgtggaagaaaaaataatcgaaaaagCTGAGGTGAAACTACGGCTAGACAAGATAGTAATCCAGCAAGGGCGCTTAGTTGATAACAAAACTGCGCTGAATAAAGAAGATATTTTAAACATGATCAGACATGGTGCGAATTATGTAATTTCGTCCAAAGATTCTGATATAATTGATCAGGATATTGACACGATTCTTGAAAAAGGAGAAGCCAAGACTGAAGACTTCAAGCAGAAGTTCGAACAACTTGGAGAATCTGCTTTGGCAAATTTTTCACTCGACACACCGTCCGATTCTATTTATAAGTTTGAGGGAACTGACTACCGTGGAATCACAGGTAGGAGTAATCAATGGATTGAGCTGCcaaggagagagagaaaaagtctCCACAGCGATATTATTGGAGATTATGAGCGGAGGTATGATGTGAAAAACCTTAAAGCTCCTAAACCTCCAGACCTACCAGttattttcgattttcaattttaccctCAGAGGTTGTATGAGCTGTTGAATAAAGAAGTCTACTATTACCGAAAATCTGTTGATTATAAGATACCGCAATTTCCGGATATGGATGAAGAAGCCCTGAAACTAAGGGAGGAAGAGCAGAGGAAGATTGATGAGGCGATACCTCTGTCAGAAGAAGAACTTAAAGAGAAGGAAGATTTACTGTCCCAAGGTTTCTCGAACTGGACAAAAAAAGACCTGAATGCTTTTGTCCGGGCAAATGAGAAGTACGGGCGAATGGACATCCGCAGTATCTGCAAAGAGTTTGAAGACAGAACCTCTGAAGATGTAATTGAGTATAGTAGAGTTTTTTGGGAGCGCTGCGATGAGTTGCAAGACATCGACCGTATCCTTGCTCAGATCGAACGaggtgaaaataaaattgatagactagCCGCAATCAAGAAAGCTCTTGATTTTAAGGTGAAGAAGTACCAACAGCCGTTCCACCAGCTGAAAATCCCTCATTCCACAGTGCGTGATCAGAATTGGTCAGAGGAAGAAGATCGATTCCTTATTTGTATGCTTCAAAAGTTAGGATTTGACTCTGAAAATGTGTATGACAAAATGCAATCAGCTATCAGGTTTGCACCTCAGTTCCAATTCAATCTGTTCCTTAGGAGTCGAACCTCAGCTGATTTGCAGAAGCGCTGCAGGGCCTTGCTAGGACTCATCATGAAGGAGAACAAGAAATCGGAGAATGCTCCTGTGAAACGAAGAAGGCGTTGCAAGCGTaaaccacaaaaaaaagaagtatcGGATGCCTCAGGAATGGAATTTGAAGACCCTGAAGTGCAATCAAAAAAGCGGAAAGAATCGACAAGCTAG